The genomic region ATAGAGTTGGAGGCAGTGGAGCAGTCTACTCATTTGAGCCAAACCCCCTTAGCTTCTATATCTTGTCTTTAAACATCAAGCTCAATAGATTGGAGAACGTTAAAGCACACCAGGTAGCCCTCAGTCGCCATGAAGGGTGCGCGTTCATGTCGTACAGCGAGATGCCTATATTCTTTAGTACATATTCAGATGGTAAGCAAAAGGTCAAAGTTAGGACGTCGACCTTAGACGCGTTCATTTCTAACGCAGACGTCGACAA from Candidatus Nezhaarchaeota archaeon harbors:
- a CDS encoding FkbM family methyltransferase, which codes for RVGGSGAVYSFEPNPLSFYILSLNIKLNRLENVKAHQVALSRHEGCAFMSYSEMPIFFSTYSDGKQKVKVRTSTLDAFISNADVDKVDVIKIDAEGFELDILLGGHLTLERGAASRLIIEAHRIIYGKRVYEVKQLVALLSEHGYLIDLIDDVDAYTSIIYARHHR